The Klebsiella sp. RHBSTW-00484 genome includes a window with the following:
- a CDS encoding GolD/DthD family dehydrogenase yields MNIDNFFGLNGKVAMVTGASAGIGLAIVELMNELGVTVIMVDKNPQVVEQAKHILGKGIGIAADLSDIDAIPALVQHVVDGYGRIDILVNNAGIGILESASEVKKESWDATLLVNLTAPYFLSQAVGEFMINQHSGRIVNIASQASVIALENHAAYCTSKAGLVIASKVLAAEWGKYGITVNTISPTVVETELGKRYWQGERATEMKAKIPTGRFAMPDEIAAAVAYLVSDKAGMVTGENLIVDGGYTII; encoded by the coding sequence ATGAACATTGATAATTTTTTTGGTTTGAACGGAAAAGTTGCCATGGTGACTGGCGCATCGGCAGGTATTGGACTCGCCATTGTCGAATTGATGAATGAATTAGGCGTAACGGTCATCATGGTGGATAAAAATCCGCAGGTTGTCGAACAGGCGAAACATATACTGGGTAAAGGTATCGGCATCGCCGCCGATCTATCCGATATTGATGCGATCCCTGCACTGGTTCAGCACGTAGTGGATGGTTATGGGCGTATTGATATTCTGGTGAATAATGCCGGGATCGGCATTCTTGAATCAGCCTCAGAGGTGAAAAAAGAGAGCTGGGATGCGACATTGCTGGTTAACCTGACAGCGCCTTACTTCCTCTCTCAGGCGGTTGGAGAGTTTATGATAAACCAGCACAGTGGCCGTATCGTTAATATTGCCTCCCAGGCCAGCGTTATTGCTCTGGAGAATCACGCAGCGTACTGCACAAGTAAAGCCGGACTGGTTATTGCGTCAAAAGTGTTGGCGGCAGAGTGGGGGAAATATGGCATTACCGTCAATACTATTTCCCCAACCGTGGTAGAAACGGAATTAGGTAAACGCTACTGGCAGGGTGAAAGGGCAACCGAGATGAAGGCTAAAATTCCAACAGGGCGTTTTGCCATGCCGGATGAAATAGCGGCTGCGGTGGCTTATCTTG